From a single Pseudomonas cremoricolorata genomic region:
- the glnP gene encoding glutamine ABC transporter permease GlnP — protein sequence MQFQWSAIWDALPVLLDGAKLTLWISILGLIGGAVIGVIAGFARAYGGFISSRIALVFIELIRGTPIMVQVMFIYFALPLMVPIRIDPFGAAVFTIMINSGAYIGEITRGAVLSINNGFREAGLALGLSRRDTLRYVITPLAFRRMIPALGNQWIVSIKDTSLFIVIGVAELTRQGQEVIAGNFRAMEVWTAVAVIYLVITLVLSYILRRMEARLKIL from the coding sequence ATGCAATTTCAATGGAGCGCCATCTGGGATGCGCTTCCGGTTCTGCTCGACGGCGCCAAGCTCACGCTGTGGATTTCCATCCTCGGCCTGATCGGCGGCGCCGTCATCGGCGTAATCGCGGGCTTTGCCCGCGCTTACGGCGGATTCATCAGCAGCCGGATCGCCCTGGTATTCATCGAACTGATCCGCGGCACCCCGATCATGGTGCAGGTGATGTTCATCTACTTCGCCCTGCCGCTGATGGTGCCGATCCGCATCGACCCGTTCGGCGCTGCGGTGTTCACCATCATGATCAACTCCGGTGCCTACATCGGCGAAATCACCCGCGGGGCGGTGCTGTCGATCAACAACGGCTTCCGTGAGGCGGGCCTGGCCCTGGGCCTGTCACGCCGCGACACGCTGCGCTACGTGATCACCCCACTGGCCTTCCGGCGCATGATTCCGGCGCTGGGCAACCAGTGGATCGTCAGCATCAAGGACACCTCGCTGTTCATCGTCATCGGCGTCGCTGAGCTGACCCGCCAGGGCCAGGAAGTGATCGCCGGCAATTTCCGCGCGATGGAAGTGTGGACCGCCGTCGCCGTGATCTATCTGGTCATCACCCTGGTGCTCAGCTACATCCTGCGCCGTATGGAAGCGAGGTTGAAAATCCTGTGA
- the glnQ gene encoding glutamine ABC transporter ATP-binding protein GlnQ: MIEFKNVSKHFGSTQVLHNIDLNIASGEVVVIIGPSGSGKSTLLRCINKLEEITEGQLVVDGLMVNDPKVDERLIRQEAGMVFQQFHLFPQMTALENVAFGPIRVRGASKAEAHKLGRELLAKVGLAERADHYPSQLSGGQQQRVAIARALAVKPKMMLFDEPTSALDPELRHEVLTVMKALAEEGMTMVIVTHEVDFARKVASRLIFIDKGRIAEDGKPEALIANPPSPRLREFLQHVS, from the coding sequence GTGATCGAATTCAAGAACGTTTCCAAGCACTTCGGGAGCACCCAGGTGCTGCACAACATCGACCTGAACATCGCCAGCGGTGAAGTGGTGGTGATCATCGGGCCATCGGGGTCGGGCAAATCGACCCTGCTGCGCTGCATCAACAAGCTCGAGGAAATCACCGAGGGGCAATTGGTGGTCGACGGCCTGATGGTCAACGACCCCAAGGTCGACGAGCGCCTGATTCGCCAGGAAGCGGGCATGGTGTTCCAGCAGTTTCACCTGTTCCCGCAGATGACCGCCCTGGAAAACGTCGCTTTCGGCCCGATCCGCGTACGCGGGGCGAGCAAGGCTGAGGCGCACAAACTGGGCCGCGAGCTGCTGGCCAAGGTCGGTCTGGCCGAGCGCGCCGACCATTACCCGTCGCAGCTCTCCGGGGGTCAGCAGCAGCGCGTGGCGATCGCCCGGGCGCTGGCGGTCAAGCCCAAGATGATGCTGTTCGACGAGCCGACCTCGGCGCTCGACCCGGAACTGCGCCATGAGGTGCTGACGGTGATGAAAGCCCTGGCCGAAGAAGGCATGACCATGGTCATCGTCACCCACGAGGTGGACTTCGCACGCAAGGTTGCCAGCCGCCTGATCTTCATCGACAAGGGCCGCATTGCCGAAGACGGCAAGCCCGAAGCGCTGATCGCCAACCCACCCAGCCCGCGCCTGCGGGAATTTCTCCAGCACGTGTCCTAG
- a CDS encoding acyl-CoA--6-aminopenicillanic acid acyl-transferase — MLAQLHIAGSAFEIGQRLGEFGHAAVHDKLRPLALWQHLAGLADSDKAQQMQALVRSRYPRYWQELEGLAAGLELPLAEVFMWNCRGDYPGLPSVDGCTTVYGQTADGALIAHNEDGLPQLRGDCAIVQVTPDEGVAFTSFAYPGSIPGHTFAVNACGVVATVNNLRPSEIPIGLPRMILGRASLDARSVEEAIAAVSCTPRAGAFHHAFGQAGSARLVSVEATSAGIAVVDVGQRQGHANHIVHAQLTALAQRITGSSYARQQRLQALLGSRSGELDGAQALAMLRDELAEPLPIYRCAADDPDDENTLATALFQLKAGAVEWAVYTQRETHHADLEGVISVDR; from the coding sequence ATGCTCGCTCAACTTCACATCGCCGGCTCGGCGTTCGAGATCGGCCAGCGCCTGGGCGAATTCGGCCACGCGGCGGTGCACGACAAACTGCGCCCGCTGGCGCTGTGGCAGCACCTGGCCGGGCTTGCCGACAGCGACAAGGCGCAGCAGATGCAGGCCTTGGTGCGCAGCCGCTACCCACGCTACTGGCAGGAACTCGAAGGCCTCGCCGCAGGCCTTGAGCTGCCGTTGGCCGAGGTGTTCATGTGGAACTGCCGCGGTGATTACCCGGGGCTGCCCAGTGTCGACGGCTGCACCACGGTGTACGGGCAGACCGCAGACGGCGCCCTGATCGCGCACAACGAAGATGGCCTGCCGCAACTGCGCGGTGATTGCGCCATCGTGCAGGTCACACCGGATGAAGGCGTGGCGTTCACCAGCTTCGCCTACCCCGGTTCGATCCCCGGGCACACCTTCGCGGTCAACGCCTGCGGCGTGGTGGCGACGGTCAACAACCTGCGTCCGAGCGAGATTCCCATTGGCCTGCCAAGGATGATCCTTGGCCGCGCCTCGCTGGATGCGCGCAGCGTGGAAGAGGCCATTGCGGCAGTCTCGTGCACGCCCCGCGCCGGGGCCTTCCACCATGCCTTCGGCCAGGCCGGTTCGGCGCGGCTGGTGAGTGTCGAGGCGACCTCGGCTGGCATTGCGGTGGTGGACGTCGGGCAACGTCAGGGGCATGCCAACCACATCGTGCATGCCCAGCTGACCGCGCTGGCGCAACGCATCACCGGCAGCTCTTACGCGCGTCAGCAGCGTTTGCAGGCGTTGCTGGGTAGCCGCTCAGGTGAACTCGATGGCGCCCAGGCGCTGGCCATGCTGCGTGACGAGCTGGCCGAGCCGCTGCCGATCTACCGCTGCGCAGCCGATGACCCGGACGATGAAAACACCCTGGCCACGGCGCTCTTCCAGCTCAAGGCAGGCGCTGTAGAATGGGCGGTCTACACCCAGCGCGAGACCCATCACGCTGATCTAGAGGGTGTGATTTCCGTAGACCGTTAA
- a CDS encoding MurR/RpiR family transcriptional regulator: MSLPREHLPETVAGLKQLLTAIEQREVDIALGNSSTRALTALIESPQRAAVSSITELAERLGVNASTLSRLARRLGYSGFSKLQDVFRRELTEGQSFYSDQASRLVIGGDDYGPLSQLARLGRQESANIASMIEQIDVAVFDEVVVRLSQAKRVRVHGMRQFNSLALFMAYGLGMLRPDVSILDSSRQGVADALAQMEAGDVLVVASCFPYTPSVLVTADVAARHGIEVVALTDSASSPLAKTARHSFYVPNHSLFFSNSMCAFTLLAQGLLSAVASLLGEASVQALKYRETLISELNTSL, encoded by the coding sequence ATGTCTCTTCCCCGCGAACACTTGCCCGAGACCGTCGCCGGCCTCAAACAGTTGCTGACCGCCATCGAGCAACGAGAGGTCGATATCGCCTTGGGCAACAGCTCGACCCGCGCGCTCACCGCGCTGATCGAGTCGCCCCAGCGCGCCGCCGTGTCGTCCATCACCGAGCTGGCCGAGCGACTCGGGGTCAATGCCTCGACCTTGTCACGCCTGGCCCGGCGCCTGGGCTACAGCGGTTTCAGCAAGCTGCAGGACGTGTTTCGCCGGGAACTGACCGAGGGCCAGAGCTTCTACAGCGACCAGGCCTCGCGGCTGGTGATCGGCGGCGATGACTACGGCCCGCTGAGCCAACTGGCTCGGCTTGGTCGCCAGGAAAGCGCCAATATCGCCAGCATGATCGAGCAGATCGACGTGGCGGTGTTCGATGAGGTGGTGGTGCGCCTGAGCCAGGCCAAGCGGGTTCGCGTGCATGGCATGCGCCAGTTCAACTCGCTGGCCTTGTTCATGGCCTACGGCCTGGGCATGCTGCGTCCGGATGTGAGCATTCTCGATTCCAGCCGCCAGGGCGTTGCCGATGCCTTGGCGCAGATGGAGGCAGGCGACGTGCTGGTGGTTGCCAGCTGCTTCCCCTACACCCCAAGCGTGCTGGTGACCGCCGACGTGGCGGCTCGGCATGGCATTGAAGTAGTGGCATTGACCGACTCGGCCAGCTCCCCCCTGGCCAAGACCGCCCGGCACAGCTTCTACGTACCCAACCACAGCCTGTTCTTCAGCAACAGCATGTGCGCCTTCACCCTGCTCGCCCAAGGCTTGCTCAGCGCTGTCGCCAGCCTGCTGGGCGAAGCCTCGGTGCAAGCGTTGAAGTACCGCGAGACGCTGATTTCCGAGCTTAATACCTCACTCTGA
- a CDS encoding GFA family protein, translating into MPTSPAETRPLLHAACHCGGVRFTVRLTDGLNTARRCNCSYCRMRGAVAVSADLADVQVTQGEALLTLYQFNTAEAKHYFCSTCGIYTFHQRRSSPDQYGINVACIEGMSPFDFAEVPVTEGRAHPRDRADGKTRIAGWLRYQANGHSE; encoded by the coding sequence ATGCCCACCAGCCCCGCTGAAACCCGACCTCTTCTACACGCCGCCTGCCACTGCGGCGGCGTGCGCTTCACGGTGAGACTGACCGACGGGCTGAACACCGCCCGGCGCTGCAACTGTTCGTACTGCCGCATGCGCGGTGCGGTGGCGGTGTCGGCGGATCTGGCCGATGTTCAGGTGACGCAGGGCGAAGCGCTGCTGACGCTGTACCAGTTCAACACCGCTGAGGCCAAGCACTACTTCTGCTCGACCTGTGGCATCTACACCTTCCATCAACGGCGCTCTTCACCCGATCAGTACGGCATCAATGTGGCGTGCATCGAGGGCATGAGCCCGTTCGACTTCGCTGAAGTGCCGGTCACCGAGGGCAGGGCGCATCCGCGTGATCGTGCCGACGGCAAGACGCGCATCGCCGGCTGGCTGCGCTACCAGGCCAACGGCCATTCAGAGTGA
- the pepN gene encoding aminopeptidase N — protein MRTEQPQAIYLKDYQAPEYLIDETHLTFELFEDHTLVHAQLVMRRNPARGTGLPALVLDGQQLELLSVQLDDQTLSSADYQCDDNSLTLHPRGEQFTVDTSVRIHPESNTALEGLYKSGSMFCTQCEAEGFRKITYYLDRPDVMSTFTTTVIAEQHRYPVLLSNGNPVGSGPGEDGRHWATWEDPFKKPAYLFALVAGDLWCVEDVFTRQSGRDVTLRIYVEPENIDKCQHAMVSLKKSMRWDEEVYGREYDLDIFMIVAVNDFNMGAMENKGLNIFNSSCVLARAETATDAAHQRVEAVVAHEYFHNWSGNRVTCRDWFQLSLKEGFTVFRDAEFSADMNSRTVKRIEDVAYLRTHQFAEDAGPMAHPVRPDSFIEISNFYTLTVYEKGSEVVRMVRTLLGAEGFRKGSDLYFERHDGQAVTCDDFIQAMEDANGVDLTQFKRWYVQAGTPRLAVSEAWDAAAGRYSLTFRQSYPQTPDGRDKLPFVIPVELGLLDAEGQDLPLQLADETTAHGTSRVLAVTEAEQTFVFQGLTAKPLPSLLRGFSAPVKLSFPYDRDQLMFLMQHDSDGFNRWEAGQQLSVQVLQELIAQHQRGEAFNLDPRLIQALGTVLADETLDPAMVAEMLSLPGEAYLTEISQVADVDAIHAAREFARTQIAEQLQPRLWARYQANRAQSRETAYVASAEHFARRSLQNIALSYLMLTGNPDVLAATLEQFEHCDNMTERLTALAVLVNSPFTAERAKALEAFAEHFKDNPLVMDQWFSVQAGSTQPGGLARVKALMQHPAFTLKNPNKVRALIGAFAGQNLVNFHAADGSGYRFLADLVIELNALNPQIASRQLAPLTRWRKYDDARQALMKGELERILASGSLSSDVYEVVSKSLA, from the coding sequence ATGCGCACCGAACAACCGCAAGCGATCTACCTCAAGGACTACCAGGCGCCTGAGTACCTGATCGACGAGACGCACCTGACCTTCGAGCTGTTCGAGGACCACACCCTGGTGCATGCGCAACTGGTCATGCGCCGCAACCCGGCGCGCGGTACCGGGCTGCCGGCGCTGGTGCTCGATGGTCAGCAACTGGAGCTGCTCAGCGTGCAGCTTGATGACCAGACCCTGAGCAGCGCCGACTACCAGTGCGATGACAACAGCCTGACCCTGCACCCGCGTGGCGAGCAGTTCACCGTCGACACCAGCGTGCGCATTCACCCGGAAAGCAATACCGCGCTGGAAGGGCTGTACAAGTCTGGCAGCATGTTCTGCACCCAGTGCGAGGCCGAGGGTTTTCGCAAGATCACCTATTACCTCGACCGCCCGGATGTGATGAGCACCTTCACCACCACGGTGATCGCCGAGCAGCATCGCTACCCGGTGCTGCTGTCCAACGGCAACCCGGTCGGCAGCGGCCCTGGCGAAGACGGCCGGCACTGGGCGACCTGGGAAGACCCGTTCAAGAAGCCGGCCTACCTGTTCGCCCTGGTGGCCGGCGACTTGTGGTGCGTGGAAGACGTGTTCACCCGCCAGTCCGGGCGTGACGTGACCCTGCGTATCTATGTCGAGCCCGAGAACATCGACAAGTGCCAGCACGCCATGGTCAGCCTGAAGAAGTCCATGCGCTGGGATGAAGAAGTGTATGGCCGCGAGTACGACCTGGACATCTTCATGATCGTCGCGGTCAACGACTTCAACATGGGCGCCATGGAAAACAAGGGCCTGAACATCTTCAACTCCAGTTGCGTGCTGGCCCGCGCCGAGACCGCCACCGACGCTGCGCATCAGCGCGTCGAAGCAGTGGTGGCGCACGAGTACTTCCACAACTGGTCGGGCAACCGCGTGACCTGCCGCGACTGGTTCCAGCTGTCGCTCAAGGAAGGCTTCACCGTGTTCCGCGACGCCGAGTTCAGCGCCGACATGAACTCGCGCACGGTCAAGCGCATCGAGGATGTCGCCTACCTGCGCACCCACCAGTTCGCTGAAGACGCCGGCCCCATGGCCCACCCAGTGCGCCCGGACAGCTTCATCGAGATTTCCAACTTCTACACCCTCACCGTGTACGAAAAGGGCTCGGAAGTGGTGCGCATGGTCCGCACCTTGTTGGGCGCCGAGGGCTTCCGTAAAGGCAGCGACCTGTACTTCGAGCGCCATGACGGCCAGGCGGTGACCTGCGACGACTTCATCCAGGCCATGGAAGACGCCAACGGTGTCGACCTGACCCAGTTCAAGCGCTGGTACGTGCAGGCCGGCACCCCGCGCCTGGCGGTCAGCGAGGCCTGGGATGCAGCGGCGGGTCGCTACAGCCTGACCTTCCGCCAGAGCTACCCGCAAACCCCCGATGGCCGCGACAAGCTGCCGTTCGTGATTCCGGTCGAGCTGGGCCTGCTGGATGCCGAAGGCCAAGACCTGCCGTTGCAGCTTGCTGACGAAACCACCGCGCACGGCACCAGCCGCGTGCTGGCGGTGACCGAGGCCGAGCAGACCTTCGTGTTCCAGGGCCTTACAGCCAAGCCATTGCCATCGCTGCTGCGCGGTTTCAGCGCGCCGGTCAAGCTGAGCTTCCCCTACGATCGCGACCAGCTGATGTTCCTCATGCAGCACGACAGCGACGGTTTCAACCGCTGGGAAGCGGGGCAGCAGTTGTCGGTGCAGGTGTTGCAGGAACTGATCGCCCAGCATCAACGTGGCGAGGCGTTCAACCTCGATCCGCGCCTGATCCAGGCCCTGGGCACGGTCCTGGCTGACGAAACCCTCGACCCTGCCATGGTCGCCGAAATGCTCTCGCTGCCGGGCGAGGCCTACCTCACGGAAATCAGCCAGGTGGCCGACGTCGATGCCATCCACGCTGCCCGCGAGTTCGCCCGCACGCAGATCGCCGAGCAACTGCAGCCACGCCTGTGGGCGCGCTACCAGGCCAACCGTGCGCAATCGCGCGAAACCGCCTATGTGGCCTCGGCCGAGCACTTCGCCCGGCGCAGCCTGCAGAACATCGCCTTGTCGTATTTGATGCTGACCGGCAACCCGGACGTGCTCGCTGCCACGCTAGAGCAATTCGAACACTGCGACAACATGACCGAGCGCCTGACCGCCCTGGCGGTGTTGGTCAACTCGCCGTTCACTGCCGAGCGGGCCAAGGCGCTGGAGGCCTTCGCCGAGCACTTCAAGGACAACCCGCTGGTGATGGACCAGTGGTTCAGCGTTCAGGCCGGCAGCACCCAGCCTGGTGGTCTGGCGCGGGTCAAGGCGCTGATGCAGCACCCGGCCTTCACCCTGAAGAACCCGAACAAGGTGCGCGCGCTGATCGGCGCCTTCGCCGGGCAGAACCTGGTCAACTTCCACGCCGCCGACGGTTCGGGGTATCGCTTCCTGGCCGACCTGGTCATCGAACTCAACGCCCTCAACCCACAGATCGCCTCGCGCCAGCTGGCGCCGCTGACCCGCTGGCGCAAGTACGACGACGCCCGCCAGGCGTTGATGAAGGGCGAGCTGGAGCGGATTCTGGCGTCCGGGTCGCTGTCGAGCGATGTGTATGAAGTGGTGAGCAAGAGCCTGGCGTGA
- a CDS encoding DUF2797 domain-containing protein: MIELARGSLSKMSVRLEAPVVQYSFRLDDTLVPVNPLIGQSLRLEYLGAIHCSHCGKRTKTSFSQGYCYPCMTKLAQCDLCIMAPERCHYHAGTCREPSWGEQFCMTDHIVYLANSSGIKVGITRATQLPTRWLDQGAIQALPILRVATRQQSGLVEDLLRSQVADRTNWRALLKGEAQMLDLPAVREQIFDACADGLRELQGRFGLQAIQPLADAEVVQMRYPVQAYPKKIVSFNLDKNPVVEGTLLGIKGQYLIFDTGVINVRKYTAYQLAVLQ, encoded by the coding sequence TTGATCGAACTCGCTCGTGGCTCATTGAGCAAGATGTCCGTACGCCTGGAAGCACCCGTGGTGCAATACAGCTTTCGCCTGGACGACACGCTGGTGCCGGTCAATCCGCTGATCGGCCAGTCGCTGCGCCTGGAATACCTCGGTGCCATCCATTGCAGCCATTGCGGCAAACGCACCAAGACCAGCTTCAGCCAAGGTTACTGCTACCCGTGCATGACCAAACTGGCCCAGTGCGACCTGTGCATCATGGCCCCGGAGCGCTGCCACTACCACGCAGGCACCTGCCGCGAGCCGTCCTGGGGCGAGCAGTTCTGCATGACCGACCATATCGTGTACCTGGCCAATTCCTCCGGCATCAAGGTCGGCATCACCCGCGCCACGCAACTGCCCACCCGCTGGCTCGACCAGGGCGCCATTCAGGCGCTGCCGATTCTGCGGGTCGCCACCCGCCAGCAGTCGGGCCTGGTCGAAGACCTGCTGCGCAGCCAGGTGGCCGACCGTACCAATTGGCGCGCGCTGCTCAAGGGCGAGGCGCAAATGCTCGACCTGCCGGCTGTGCGTGAACAGATTTTCGATGCCTGCGCCGACGGCCTGCGTGAGCTGCAAGGGCGCTTCGGCCTGCAGGCGATCCAGCCTCTGGCCGATGCCGAGGTGGTGCAGATGCGCTATCCGGTTCAGGCCTACCCGAAGAAGATCGTCAGCTTCAACCTCGACAAGAATCCTGTGGTCGAAGGCACGCTGCTGGGCATCAAGGGCCAGTACCTGATCTTCGACACCGGCGTGATCAATGTTCGCAAGTACACCGCCTATCAACTGGCCGTGCTTCAGTAA
- a CDS encoding YeaC family protein, with protein MSTFEQMIENITPDIYQSLKTAVELGRWSDGRKLTTEQKELSLQAVIAWEMKNLPEDQRTGYMGPQECASKSAPIPNILFKSDSVH; from the coding sequence ATGTCCACTTTTGAACAAATGATCGAAAACATCACCCCCGACATTTACCAGAGCCTGAAGACGGCGGTAGAGCTGGGCCGCTGGTCCGATGGGCGCAAGCTCACCACCGAGCAGAAAGAGCTGTCGCTGCAGGCGGTGATCGCCTGGGAGATGAAAAACCTGCCCGAAGACCAGCGCACCGGCTACATGGGCCCGCAGGAATGCGCGTCCAAGTCGGCGCCGATCCCCAACATCCTGTTCAAGTCGGACTCGGTCCATTGA
- a CDS encoding rhomboid family intramembrane serine protease: MSIVQVMRLPLAHDLSGFVQMLQRLGVPHRVSEEGDVQVLWAPQGLADELRELYRRYPQGDPNLQLQGVEQDAPASRQPSAPSLLDQARACKVTFAVIVLSVVVAAITSLGDNLATVGWFTFLEVRVQGDYLHFTSLAQGLADGQWWRLWSPMLLHFGVLHLAMNSLWYWELGRRIELRQGPWMLLGLTLLFALVSNLAQHFTSGPSLFGGLSGVLYGLLGHVWLYQRLAPNAQFALPRGVLVMMLVWLLVCLSGVVGQLGLGQIANAAHVGGLLIGCLTGLLGGALARRKLSA; encoded by the coding sequence ATGAGCATCGTTCAGGTCATGCGCCTGCCGCTTGCCCACGACCTCAGCGGCTTTGTGCAGATGCTGCAGCGCCTGGGCGTGCCGCATCGGGTCAGTGAAGAGGGTGATGTGCAAGTGCTGTGGGCGCCGCAGGGACTGGCCGATGAGCTGCGCGAGTTGTATCGGCGTTATCCGCAAGGCGACCCGAACCTGCAACTGCAGGGTGTGGAACAGGACGCGCCGGCGTCGCGTCAGCCGAGTGCGCCCTCGCTGCTCGACCAGGCGCGGGCCTGCAAGGTCACCTTTGCGGTCATTGTGCTGAGCGTAGTGGTCGCAGCCATCACCAGCCTGGGCGACAACCTGGCCACGGTGGGCTGGTTCACTTTCCTCGAAGTGCGCGTGCAGGGCGACTACCTGCACTTCACCTCATTGGCCCAGGGCCTGGCCGACGGGCAGTGGTGGCGGCTGTGGTCGCCGATGTTGCTGCACTTTGGCGTGCTGCACCTGGCGATGAACAGCCTGTGGTACTGGGAGCTGGGGCGGCGCATCGAACTGCGCCAAGGGCCGTGGATGCTGCTGGGCCTGACCCTGCTGTTCGCCCTGGTGTCGAACCTCGCGCAGCATTTCACCAGCGGGCCGAGCCTGTTCGGCGGGTTGTCTGGCGTGCTCTATGGCCTGCTCGGGCACGTGTGGCTGTACCAGCGGCTGGCGCCGAATGCGCAGTTCGCTCTGCCGCGTGGTGTGCTGGTGATGATGCTGGTGTGGTTGCTGGTGTGCCTGAGCGGGGTGGTCGGCCAGCTGGGCCTGGGGCAGATCGCCAACGCAGCGCATGTCGGCGGGTTGCTCATCGGTTGCCTGACGGGCCTCTTGGGTGGCGCATTGGCGCGGCGTAAACTATCGGCTTGA
- a CDS encoding metallophosphoesterase, whose translation MLDPARSFDIIGDVHGCAQTLERLLDTLGYHRLGGVWRHPRRQVLFLGDIIDRGPRIREALHLVHDMVEAGQALCIMGNHEYNALGWVTPALPGSDKTFVREHTPRHARLIAETLEQFAHHPGDWHDFTQWFYRLPLFLDADRFRLVHACWDPNLIGQLRRQYPDGRIDPHFIQASAVSGSFASSVCNRLLRGTDMRLPGGMTLTGGDGLTRAFFRTKFWEDDPQTYGDIVFQPDALPESVARTPLEPSQKTALLRYAEDEPLLFVGHYWRSGPPGPLRPNLACLDYSAVLYGKLVAYRLDQETRIDPNKFVWVDVQRAQAAP comes from the coding sequence ATGCTCGATCCGGCGCGAAGTTTCGACATCATCGGCGACGTCCACGGTTGTGCGCAGACCCTGGAACGCCTGCTCGACACCCTCGGTTACCACCGCTTGGGTGGTGTCTGGCGTCACCCGCGGCGCCAGGTGTTGTTTCTTGGCGACATCATCGACCGCGGCCCGCGCATCCGCGAGGCCCTGCACCTGGTGCACGACATGGTCGAGGCCGGCCAGGCGCTGTGCATCATGGGTAACCATGAATACAACGCGCTGGGCTGGGTCACGCCGGCGCTACCGGGCAGCGACAAGACGTTCGTCCGCGAACATACCCCGCGCCATGCCCGGCTGATCGCCGAAACCCTCGAGCAGTTCGCCCACCACCCCGGTGACTGGCACGACTTCACCCAGTGGTTCTACCGCCTGCCGTTGTTCCTCGATGCCGATCGCTTCCGTCTGGTCCACGCGTGTTGGGATCCGAACCTGATCGGCCAGTTGCGCCGGCAGTACCCCGACGGGCGCATCGACCCGCATTTCATCCAGGCCTCTGCGGTATCGGGCAGCTTTGCCTCCAGCGTCTGCAATCGCCTGCTGCGCGGCACCGACATGCGCCTGCCCGGCGGCATGACCCTGACCGGCGGCGACGGCCTGACCCGCGCCTTCTTCCGCACCAAGTTCTGGGAAGACGACCCGCAAACCTACGGTGACATCGTGTTCCAGCCCGACGCCTTGCCCGAATCGGTGGCGCGCACACCCCTCGAGCCGAGCCAGAAAACCGCCTTGCTGCGCTATGCCGAAGACGAGCCGTTGCTGTTCGTCGGCCATTACTGGCGCAGCGGGCCGCCCGGGCCGCTGCGGCCGAACCTGGCCTGCCTCGACTACAGCGCCGTGCTGTACGGCAAGCTGGTGGCCTACCGCCTTGACCAGGAAACTCGCATCGACCCGAACAAGTTCGTCTGGGTCGATGTGCAGCGCGCGCAGGCCGCCCCATGA
- a CDS encoding NAD(+) kinase — MEQFRNIGIIGRLGSTQVLDTIRRLKKFLLERHLHVILEDTIAEVLPGHGLQTSSRKLLGEVCDLVIVVGGDGSLLGAARALARHHTPVLGINRGNLGFLTDIRPDELETKVAEVLDGHYLVENRFLLQAEVRHHHETVGQGDALNDVVLHPGKSTRMIEFEIYIDGQFVCSQKADGLIVSTPTGSTAYALSAGGPIMHPKLDAIVIVPMYPHTLSGRPIVVDGNSELKIVVSKDLQIYPQVSCDGQNHFTCAPGDTLTVSKKAQKLRLIHPLGHNYYEVCRTKLGWGSRLGGRDD; from the coding sequence ATGGAGCAATTTCGCAATATCGGTATCATCGGCCGCCTCGGCAGTACCCAGGTGCTCGACACGATCCGCCGACTGAAAAAATTCCTCCTGGAGCGGCATCTGCACGTGATCCTCGAGGACACCATTGCCGAAGTGCTGCCAGGCCATGGCTTGCAGACCTCCAGTCGCAAGCTGCTGGGTGAAGTCTGCGACCTGGTGATCGTGGTCGGCGGCGATGGCAGCCTGCTCGGTGCGGCGCGGGCGCTGGCGCGGCATCACACGCCGGTGCTGGGGATCAACCGTGGCAACCTGGGCTTTCTCACCGACATCCGCCCCGACGAGCTGGAAACCAAGGTGGCCGAGGTGCTCGACGGCCATTACCTGGTGGAAAACCGCTTCCTGCTACAAGCCGAGGTACGCCATCATCACGAAACCGTCGGCCAGGGCGACGCGCTCAACGACGTCGTGCTGCACCCCGGCAAGTCGACGCGGATGATCGAATTCGAAATCTACATCGACGGCCAGTTCGTCTGCAGCCAGAAGGCCGACGGCCTGATCGTCTCCACCCCGACTGGCTCGACCGCCTACGCACTGTCCGCCGGCGGGCCGATCATGCATCCCAAGCTCGACGCCATCGTCATCGTGCCGATGTACCCGCACACGCTCTCGGGCAGACCCATCGTGGTCGATGGCAACAGCGAGCTGAAGATCGTCGTGTCCAAAGACCTGCAGATCTACCCGCAGGTGTCCTGTGACGGCCAGAATCATTTCACCTGCGCCCCCGGCGATACCCTCACGGTGAGCAAGAAAGCGCAGAAGCTGCGCCTGATTCATCCACTGGGGCACAACTACTACGAGGTCTGCCGCACCAAGCTCGGTTGGGGCAGTCGCCTGGGAGGTAGAGACGACTGA